The following coding sequences are from one Camarhynchus parvulus chromosome 1, STF_HiC, whole genome shotgun sequence window:
- the GJA8 gene encoding gap junction alpha-8 protein, whose amino-acid sequence MGDWSFLGNILEQVNEQSTVIGRVWLTVLFIFRILILGTAAELVWGDEQSDFVCNTQQPGCENVCYDEAFPISHIRLWVLQIIFVSTPSLMYFGHAVHHVRMEEKRKEREEAERRQQAEVDEEKLPLAPNQNKGNNPDGTKKFRLEGTLLRTYIFHIIFKTLFEVGFIVGQYFLYGFRILPLYRCGRWPCPNLVDCFVSRPTEKTIFIMFMLVVASVSLFLNLVEISHLILKRIRRALRRPAEEQLGEVPEKPLPAITVPSIPKAKGYKLLEEEKPVSHYFPLTEVGVEPSPLPSAYNEFEEKIGMGPLEDLSRAFDERLPSYAQAKEPEEEKVRAEEEEREEEQPGPQEEPGVKKAEEEMVRDEVEGPSAPAELAADMRPLSRLSKASSRARSDDLTV is encoded by the coding sequence ATGGGTGACTGGAGTTTCTTGGGGAACATTTTAGAGCAGGTGAACGAGCAGTCCACTGTCATCGGGAGAGTTTGGCTCACAGTGCTCTTCATTTTCCGCATCCTGATCCTGGGCACGGCTGCCGAGCTTGTGTGGGGGGACGAGCAGTCAGACTTTGTGTGCAACACCCAGCAACCTGGTTGTGAGAACGTCTGCTACGATGAGGCCTTCCCCATCTCCCACATCCGCCTCTGGGTCCTGCAGATCATCTTTGTATCCACCCCTTCGCTAATGTACTTCGGGCACGCTGTGCACCATGTCCGCatggaggagaagaggaaagagagggaggaagcTGAGAGGCGCCAGCAAGCTGAGGTGGATGAAGAGAAGCTGCCCCTGGctccaaaccaaaacaaaggcaACAACCCTGATGGAACCAAGAAGTTTCGCCTAGAAGGTACTCTCCTGAGAACCTACATCTTCCACATCATTTTCAAAACCCTCTTTGAGGTGGGATTCATAGTAGGTCAGTACTTCCTGTATGGCTTCCGAATTCTCCCCCTTTACCGCTGCGGGCGGTGGCCCTGTCCCAATCTTGTGGACTGTTTTGTCTCCAGGCCCACAGAGAAGACCATCTTCATTATGTTCATGCTGGTGGTGGCTTCCGTGTCCCTCTTCCTCAACCTGGTGGAGATCAGTCATTTGATCTTGAAAAGGATCCGGAGGGCTCTGAGGAGGCCCGCAGAGGAGCAGCTTGGAGAGGTCCCCGAGAAGCCCCTCCCCGCCATCACAgtcccctccatcccaaagGCCAAAGGCTACAAGCTGCTGGAAGAAGAGAAGCCGGTGTCCCACTATTTCCCTCTCACGGAAGTAGGGGTTGAGCCCAGCCCCCTTCCATCAGCCTACAATGAGTTTGAGGAGAAGATTGGGATGGGACCACTGGAAGATCTCTCCAGGGCATTCGATGAGAGGTTACCGTCGTATGCGCAAGCGAAGGAACCAGAAGAGGAGAAGGTAcgagcagaggaggaggaacgagaggaggagcagccagggcctCAGGAAGAGCCAGGGgtgaagaaagcagaagaagaGATGGTGAGAGATGAAGTGGAAGGGCCTTCAGCACCTGCTGAACTTGCTGCTGACATGAGACCCCTGAGCAGGCTAAGTAAAGCCAGCAGCCGGGCCAGGTCAGATGATTTGACTGTATGA